In Gopherus flavomarginatus isolate rGopFla2 chromosome 1, rGopFla2.mat.asm, whole genome shotgun sequence, a single genomic region encodes these proteins:
- the LOC127036848 gene encoding collagenase 3-like, which translates to MMHPSLAAAFLFLLGLSYCLTLPIPHEDSDEFTTEDLQFAERYLKTHYNLRSSPAGIRKKNANSVAAKLREMQSFFGLEVTGILDEETYELMQQPRCGVPDVGEYNFFPRKLKWSKNNLTYRIVNYTRDLTRAEVDRAFKKAFKVWSEVTPLNFTRIRSGTADIMISFGTKEHGDFYPFDGPSGLLAHAFPPGPNYGGDAHFDDDETWSTDSRGYNLFLVAAHEFGHSLGLEHSRDPGALMFPIYTYTGNTGFLLPDDDVQGIQALYGAGDRDPNPKHPKTPEKCDDNLSLDAITELRGEMVIFKDRFFWRLHPQMVEAELVLIKSFWPELPNKIDAAYENPMKDHVFIFRGKKFWALNGYDIVEGYPKKIYELGFPREMKTIDGAVHIKDTGKTVFFTGDKYWSYDEENQVMEKGYPRLIEEEFPGIGNRVDAVYQKNGYIYFFNGPLQFQYSIWSKRIVRVLKTNSIFLC; encoded by the exons ATGATGCATCCAAGCCTTGCAGCTGCCTTCCTTTTCTTGCTGGGCTTGTCATATTGTTTGACACTGCCTATTCCTCATGAAGACAGTGATGAATTCACAACGGAAGACCTCCAGTTTGCAGAG cGCTATCTAAAGACACATTACAACCTACGTTCCAGTCCTGCTGGCATAAGGAAGAAGAATGCCAACTCCGTGGCAGCCAAACTTCGAGAAATGCAGTCTTTTTTTGGGCTGGAGGTGACTGGCATATTAGATGAAGAAACATATGAGCTGATGCAACAGCCAAGATGTGGTGTCCCCGATGTGGGGGAATACAACTTTTTCCCTAGAAAACTAAAATGGTCAAAAAATAATTTAACATACAG AATTGTGAATTACACTCGAGATCTGACACGTGCTGAAGTGGACAGAGCATTCAAAAAGGCATTCAAGGTTTGGTCTGAAGTGACACCACTGAACTTTACTAGAATTCGTAGTGGCACTGCTGATATCATGATTTCCTTTGGAACTAAAG AACATGGTGACTTTTATCCCTTTGATGGACCTTCTGGATTATTGGCTCATGCTTTTCCTCCTGGACCAAATTATGGAGGAGATGCCCATTTTGACGATGATGAAACCTGGTCAACTGATTCCAGAG GATACAACTTGTTTCTTGTGGCTGCCCATGAATTTGGTCACTCTTTGGGACTTGAGCACTCCAGAGACCCGGGAGCTCTGATGTTCCCTATTTACACCTACACTGGCAACACTGGGTTCTTGCTTCCTGACGATGATGTGCAAGGGATCCAAGCTCTCTATG GTGCAGGAGACAGAGATCCCAACCCTAAACACCCCAAAACTCCAGAGAAATGTGATGACAATTTGTCACTTGATGCAATAACAGAACTTCGAGGAGAAATGGTGATCTTCAAGGACAG GTTCTTCTGGCGCCTACATCCTCAGATGGTTGAAGCAGAACTGGTGTTAATTAAGTCATTTTGGCCAGAACTTCCAAACAAGATTGATGCTGCCTATGAAAACCCCATGAAAGATCATGTGTTCATATTTAGGG GCAAGAAATTCTGGGCTCTGAATGGCTATGACATAGTTGAAGGTTACCCTAAAAAAATATATGAATTGGGATTCCCCAGAGAGATGAAAACAATAGATGGGGCTGTCCACATTAAAGACACTGGCAAGACTGTCTTTTTTACTGGAGACAAGTACTGGAG CTATGATGAAGAAAACCAAGTTATGGAAAAAGGCTACCCCAGACTGATAGAGGAAGAATTCCCAGGGATTGGCAATAGAGTGGATGCAGTCTACcaaaaaaatg GTTACATCTACTTTTTCAACGGACCACTGCAGTTTCAATATAGCATTTGGAGTAAAAGAATTGTTCGTGTCTTGAAAACAAACTCCATATTCTTGTGCTAA